The proteins below are encoded in one region of Rana temporaria chromosome 2, aRanTem1.1, whole genome shotgun sequence:
- the RAB9A gene encoding ras-related protein Rab-9A, whose amino-acid sequence MAGKSSLLKVILLGDGGVGKSSLMNRYVTNKFDTQLFHTIGVEFLNKELEVDNHSVTMQIWDTAGQERFRSLRTPFYRGSDCCLLTFSVDDSQSFQNLNNWKKEFVYYADVKDPEHFPFVVLGNKIDINERQVSTEEAEGWCRDNGNHPYFETSAKDATNVSAAFEEAVRRVLAIEDRTDQLIHNDTVNLHRKPKSSSTCC is encoded by the coding sequence ATGGCAGGCAAGTCGTCTTTGCTAAAAGTAATCCTTTTGGGAGATGGTGGAGTCGGAAAGAGTTCTCTCATGAATCGCTACGTTACCAACAAATTTGACACCCAGTTATTTCACACCATAGGAGTTGAGTTTTTGAATAAGGAACTGGAGGTGGACAATCATTCAGTGACCATGCAGATATGGGATACTGCGGGCCAAGAACGTTTCAGGAGCCTGAGGACCCCTTTCTATAGGGGATCTGACTGTTGCCTGCTGACATTCAGTGTTGATGACTCTCAGAGTTTTCAAAACCTCAACAACTGGAAGAAAGAATTTGTCTACTATGCGGATGTTAAAGATCCAGAACATTTCCCATTTGTGGTTTTGGGAAACAAAATAGACATCAATGAGCGTCAAGTCTCAACAGAAGAAGCTGAGGGTTGGTGCAGAGACAATGGGAACCATCCCTATTTTGAGACAAGTGCTAAGGATGCCACTAATGTTTCGGCAGCATTTGAAGAAGCTGTCAGAAGAGTTTTGGCTATTGAAGATCGAACAGATCAACTGATCCATAATGATACAGTGAATCTACATAGAAAGCCCAAATCCAGTTCAACCTGCTGTTGA